The Nocardia arthritidis genome has a window encoding:
- a CDS encoding alpha/beta fold hydrolase has product MRGNTAAALPNRRHRIARIAASIVFALVGGSAAAVATADADSSREQMMDLPGGAIHVVTTGTPDSHAVVLIHGLGGSTSWWDPIMPAMAGRFVVRIDLLGHGKSDKPDTGYSIPEQATRVGAVLDRLGVDHAILVGHSSGGYVATALAEQRRPLVSAIALVDTGPRPDAFLDNGPLGNLLLIPAIGQPLWSILPAPALRLAMSSAISRDVQIPDQLVADFKGMTYRSLTASSAASDTYLQERTEPDRLIEIALPTMLLYGTQDHRWQPSSFEDYRRVPAIRVESLDCGHSPMFEDPADTGPLLRDFTDRY; this is encoded by the coding sequence ATGCGCGGAAACACCGCCGCCGCACTGCCGAACCGACGACACCGCATCGCCCGTATCGCCGCCTCCATCGTATTCGCGCTGGTCGGCGGTAGTGCCGCGGCTGTCGCGACCGCCGACGCCGACTCGTCTCGCGAGCAGATGATGGACCTGCCCGGCGGCGCGATCCACGTGGTCACCACCGGCACACCCGATTCGCACGCGGTGGTCCTGATCCACGGGCTCGGCGGCTCCACCTCCTGGTGGGATCCGATCATGCCCGCGATGGCGGGTCGCTTCGTCGTGCGAATCGACCTACTGGGCCACGGCAAATCCGATAAACCCGATACCGGCTACAGCATCCCCGAACAAGCCACCCGAGTCGGTGCGGTTCTCGACCGGCTCGGTGTCGACCACGCGATCCTTGTCGGCCACTCCTCCGGCGGTTATGTGGCCACCGCCCTGGCCGAACAGCGCCGCCCCCTCGTCAGCGCCATCGCACTCGTCGACACCGGCCCGCGCCCGGACGCCTTCCTCGACAACGGCCCGCTGGGCAACCTGCTGTTGATTCCCGCCATCGGCCAACCGCTCTGGTCCATCCTGCCCGCCCCCGCTCTTCGTTTGGCGATGAGCAGCGCCATCTCCCGAGACGTACAAATCCCCGACCAACTTGTCGCCGACTTCAAAGGTATGACCTACCGCAGCCTCACCGCCAGCTCCGCCGCTTCCGACACCTATCTGCAGGAACGCACCGAACCCGATCGCCTCATCGAAATCGCCCTTCCCACAATGCTTCTCTACGGCACCCAGGACCACCGCTGGCAGCCGTCCTCCTTCGAGGACTACCGCCGGGTCCCGGCCATCCGTGTCGAATCCCTCGACTGTGGCCACAGCCCCATGTTCGAAGACCCCGCCGACACCGGACCCCTGCTCCGCGACTTCACCGACCGATACTGA
- a CDS encoding helix-turn-helix domain-containing protein, whose product MSWEIARPSRRSALRGIDMAGFRIRGDGPESVRAIPHPAVTLVVEFGERCFDIRDSAGRSHSGSLVWGLGGNAAPARVEALECVQVRMSPVVAAAVLGFPLAELGGNMVGLEDLWGREAVRLRERLHETACWQERFALVDSMLARRYREDRRMDPEVAWAWSRIMVGRGRFRVEELAAQVGWSRQWLWSRFGAQTGLTPKRAAKLVRFDHAVHRLVQGHSPARTAVEGGYADQSHLIRDIREFTGVPPTSAAVEPWLTIDDRAWPSTVSGRPAGV is encoded by the coding sequence GTGAGCTGGGAGATCGCGCGACCGTCGCGGAGGTCCGCGTTGCGCGGCATCGATATGGCGGGGTTCCGGATTCGCGGTGACGGACCCGAATCGGTGCGCGCCATACCGCATCCGGCCGTCACGCTGGTCGTCGAATTCGGTGAGCGCTGTTTCGATATTCGCGATTCGGCGGGGCGCAGCCACTCCGGCAGCCTGGTCTGGGGGCTGGGCGGCAACGCGGCCCCGGCGCGAGTCGAGGCCCTCGAATGTGTGCAGGTGCGCATGTCACCGGTCGTCGCGGCCGCGGTGCTCGGATTTCCGCTCGCCGAACTCGGCGGGAATATGGTTGGGCTCGAGGATCTCTGGGGTCGCGAGGCGGTGCGCCTGCGGGAGCGGTTACACGAGACCGCCTGCTGGCAGGAGCGATTCGCGCTGGTCGACTCGATGCTGGCGCGACGTTACCGCGAGGACCGCCGGATGGATCCGGAGGTCGCGTGGGCGTGGTCTCGAATCATGGTCGGCCGTGGGCGGTTCCGGGTCGAGGAACTGGCCGCCCAGGTGGGGTGGAGCCGCCAGTGGTTGTGGTCGCGCTTCGGCGCCCAGACCGGACTGACACCCAAGCGCGCCGCCAAACTGGTTCGCTTCGACCACGCGGTGCACCGGCTGGTGCAGGGGCATTCGCCCGCGCGAACGGCGGTCGAGGGCGGATACGCGGACCAGTCGCATCTCATTCGTGACATCCGCGAATTCACGGGCGTGCCACCGACATCCGCGGCGGTCGAACCCTGGCTCACGATCGACGACAGGGCCTGGCCGTCGACCGTCAGCGGCAGGCCCGCGGGCGTCTGA
- a CDS encoding PQQ-binding-like beta-propeller repeat protein, producing the protein MRRIPGLRNLLLAAATALITIIGAVVVLLQPADTTRKITGTDAAAPGLGWSLDAATIYGRAGARFRDPTDGTQSDRHTIGFVDAGATLLTVIGIPNRHTGALRDPELFGIDAATGATRWRTPAPDLDRCAATPVGGRLVCHTYGGGASGGPALIGYDVATGSVTRVPTNWAVLGLAGMGDHLYVAAKDFDSDSDDLSVHAGLSVHAGTLTAPDAFWTRAFADDGFGSIDVSHGQGVLGLGGGSSTGFDLATGAPIWTTERISCTQTSTTSPALVVRIRKRCDNGVVTGSDVIDRTGRTIASTDRNIVHRMSIDAPADDSVPILLADGAYDRRTGALVWTSPDLRSAESDPESFALSGTAMAVLGDIALLEDIPGRTLTGLDMRTGHRLWQVSDNPLATLGGWDGSRAVFTDSDGLRAIDIRTGKTVWDIPFPAITDKPRAFDDQGHLTAHRGGRYFYTSARTMISLRTLP; encoded by the coding sequence ATGCGCCGAATTCCCGGTCTGCGCAACCTGTTACTCGCCGCCGCCACGGCGCTGATCACCATCATCGGCGCTGTCGTCGTACTGCTACAACCGGCCGACACCACCCGCAAGATCACCGGTACCGATGCCGCCGCGCCCGGCCTCGGCTGGTCGCTCGACGCCGCGACCATATACGGGCGTGCCGGCGCGCGGTTCCGCGATCCCACCGATGGCACCCAATCTGACAGGCACACAATAGGATTCGTCGACGCGGGCGCCACCCTGCTGACCGTGATCGGCATCCCGAACAGGCATACGGGCGCACTGCGGGATCCCGAGCTGTTCGGTATCGACGCGGCGACCGGCGCCACCCGCTGGCGGACGCCCGCACCCGATTTGGACCGCTGCGCGGCGACTCCCGTCGGCGGCCGTCTGGTCTGCCATACCTACGGCGGGGGCGCCAGCGGCGGGCCCGCGTTGATCGGCTACGACGTCGCTACCGGATCCGTCACTCGGGTGCCGACCAATTGGGCTGTCCTCGGTCTCGCGGGGATGGGCGATCACCTGTACGTGGCCGCGAAGGACTTCGACTCCGATTCCGACGACTTGTCTGTGCACGCCGGATTGTCTGTGCACGCCGGAACCCTCACGGCTCCCGACGCGTTCTGGACACGAGCCTTCGCCGACGACGGCTTCGGCTCGATAGACGTGTCGCATGGACAGGGCGTTCTCGGCCTCGGCGGAGGCAGCAGCACGGGATTCGATCTGGCAACAGGGGCTCCCATCTGGACCACTGAACGGATCTCATGTACGCAGACCAGCACGACGAGCCCCGCACTGGTCGTCCGCATCCGCAAGAGATGCGACAACGGCGTCGTCACCGGCTCCGACGTCATCGACCGCACCGGCCGCACCATTGCCAGCACCGACCGAAACATCGTCCACCGCATGTCGATCGATGCACCCGCCGACGACTCCGTGCCGATCCTGCTCGCCGACGGCGCATACGACCGCCGCACCGGCGCCCTTGTCTGGACCAGCCCGGACCTGCGGTCCGCCGAATCCGATCCCGAGTCGTTCGCGCTCAGCGGCACCGCGATGGCCGTGCTCGGCGATATCGCCCTGCTGGAAGATATCCCGGGGCGCACCCTGACCGGTCTCGACATGCGCACCGGGCACCGGCTCTGGCAGGTTTCGGACAACCCGCTCGCCACGCTCGGAGGCTGGGACGGTAGCCGCGCGGTGTTCACCGACAGCGACGGACTGCGGGCGATCGACATACGAACCGGCAAGACCGTCTGGGATATTCCGTTCCCGGCCATCACCGACAAACCGCGTGCGTTCGACGACCAGGGCCACCTCACCGCGCACCGCGGCGGCCGATATTTCTATACCTCCGCCCGCACCATGATCAGCCTGCGGACACTCCCCTGA
- a CDS encoding ATP-binding protein, translating to MRYFNTVGPCLPDLHYMIPADERLPDARAYIDFGFYFVVHAPRQTGKTTSLLGLSRELTAEGRFLALCVTCEFGAAFGDDVGAVEDAVLSGIRQVAENEGLAPEFLPPDPWPAASAGSRLHAALGAWVAKCPRPLVLFFDEIDALRGDGLLAVLRQLRAGFILSRQKFPHSVVLCGLRDVRDYKAASGGDPKRLGSSSPFNIKIESIRVGDFTKSEVCQLYRQHTAETGQEFDDKAIDLAFYYTQGQPWLVNALAWEITFKMRVRETITIDHVEQAKERLILARATHLDSLIDKLNEPRVQRVLEPIIAGAEPNVDLTFDDDMGYVRDLGLIARGKQLRFANPIYQEVIVRVLGGRTESVITAEPSSFRFPDGRIDFPRLLREFVTFWIQHGDVLATRDNYHEAAAQLVLMAYLHRIVNGAGFVDREVGVGRGRIDLLIRQPYRNADGQRVEQREALELKVWAANQTDPLAEGLAQIDGYLDGLGLDTGTLVIFDRRPVAAPIAERTTFDEAHTPSGRAVVVLRC from the coding sequence GTGAGGTACTTCAACACGGTTGGTCCGTGCTTGCCGGACCTGCATTACATGATTCCCGCCGATGAGCGGTTGCCCGATGCTCGGGCGTATATCGATTTCGGGTTTTATTTCGTTGTTCACGCGCCGCGGCAGACGGGTAAGACGACATCGTTACTGGGGTTGTCGCGGGAGCTGACGGCGGAGGGTCGTTTCCTGGCGTTGTGTGTGACGTGTGAATTCGGTGCGGCCTTCGGTGACGATGTCGGCGCGGTCGAGGATGCCGTGCTGAGCGGGATTCGCCAGGTTGCCGAGAACGAGGGTTTGGCGCCGGAGTTCCTGCCACCGGATCCGTGGCCAGCCGCGTCGGCGGGGAGTCGGCTGCACGCGGCGTTGGGCGCATGGGTGGCCAAGTGTCCTCGTCCGCTGGTGCTGTTCTTCGACGAGATCGATGCGCTGCGGGGTGACGGACTGCTCGCAGTGCTGCGGCAATTGCGGGCGGGGTTCATCTTGAGTCGCCAGAAGTTCCCGCATTCGGTGGTGTTGTGTGGGTTGCGGGATGTGCGGGATTACAAGGCGGCCTCGGGTGGGGATCCGAAGCGGTTGGGGTCTTCGAGTCCGTTCAATATCAAGATCGAGTCGATTCGGGTGGGGGATTTCACCAAGTCCGAGGTGTGCCAGCTGTATCGGCAGCACACGGCCGAGACCGGGCAGGAGTTCGACGACAAGGCGATCGATCTGGCGTTTTACTACACCCAGGGTCAGCCGTGGTTGGTGAATGCCCTGGCGTGGGAGATCACCTTCAAGATGCGGGTGCGGGAGACGATCACGATCGATCATGTGGAGCAGGCGAAGGAGCGGTTGATCCTGGCGCGGGCGACGCATTTGGATTCGTTGATCGATAAGTTGAACGAGCCGAGGGTGCAGCGGGTACTCGAGCCGATCATCGCCGGTGCCGAGCCGAACGTGGACCTCACCTTCGATGACGACATGGGGTATGTCCGGGATTTGGGGTTGATCGCACGGGGTAAGCAGTTGCGGTTCGCGAATCCGATCTATCAGGAAGTGATTGTGCGGGTGCTGGGTGGTCGCACCGAATCGGTGATCACTGCCGAACCGTCGAGTTTCCGGTTCCCTGATGGCCGAATCGATTTCCCGCGACTGCTGCGGGAGTTCGTCACGTTCTGGATCCAGCACGGTGATGTGCTGGCGACCCGGGATAACTACCACGAGGCTGCCGCGCAACTGGTGTTGATGGCGTACCTGCATCGGATTGTGAACGGAGCCGGGTTCGTTGATCGCGAGGTCGGGGTGGGGCGTGGCCGGATCGACCTGTTGATCCGGCAGCCGTACCGGAATGCCGACGGCCAGCGCGTAGAACAGCGCGAGGCGCTGGAGTTGAAGGTCTGGGCCGCCAACCAGACCGATCCACTCGCCGAGGGACTGGCCCAAATCGACGGCTATCTCGACGGATTGGGTTTGGACACCGGCACTTTGGTGATCTTCGACCGTCGCCCCGTCGCCGCCCCCATCGCCGAACGCACCACGTTCGACGAGGCCCACACGCCATCGGGGCGCGCCGTCGTCGTCCTACGCTGTTGA
- a CDS encoding papain-like cysteine protease family protein: protein MRLKWKLLFNVIAVFVVIASGGVASADPARSHGLVVTPNLPPVPEPRIAVSGARILPYLQQIQTEDQWCWAANGSSIATYLNRPIGQREYCELVHGATAEGCPNAAASLEQIAAAFRKIGFTAAVGAPLSMTQVVTEISANRPILTGIAWTAGGGHAQVIYGFDADAGTITYGDPWPTSRRSVTRTLDSYSRNPDWVWFGEDYGIVAG, encoded by the coding sequence GTGCGACTGAAATGGAAACTTCTTTTTAACGTCATCGCAGTATTCGTCGTCATCGCATCCGGCGGGGTCGCGAGCGCCGATCCCGCGCGATCGCACGGCCTCGTCGTCACCCCGAATCTGCCCCCGGTCCCGGAACCGCGAATCGCCGTATCCGGCGCACGAATCCTGCCGTATCTCCAGCAGATCCAGACCGAGGACCAGTGGTGCTGGGCCGCCAACGGATCGTCCATCGCCACATACCTGAATCGCCCTATCGGCCAACGCGAATACTGCGAACTGGTGCACGGCGCGACCGCCGAAGGCTGCCCCAACGCGGCGGCCTCGCTCGAACAGATCGCCGCGGCCTTCCGGAAAATCGGCTTCACCGCCGCGGTAGGCGCACCGCTCTCGATGACCCAGGTGGTCACCGAAATCTCCGCGAACCGGCCCATCCTCACCGGCATCGCCTGGACAGCGGGGGGCGGGCACGCACAGGTCATCTACGGCTTCGACGCCGACGCGGGCACCATTACCTACGGCGACCCCTGGCCCACCTCGCGCCGCAGCGTCACCCGAACCCTCGATTCGTACAGCCGGAATCCGGACTGGGTATGGTTCGGCGAGGATTACGGCATCGTTGCCGGATGA
- a CDS encoding C1 family peptidase, giving the protein MQYSRLSAALVLAVAIGLMADGAAGAEPGAPEVKHHAFGLDRGAAHDSLGRDTTVGLALPVDVGAAGTPPASYSLQRFALPAGDQGPVGSCVTWATGYTGYGILMNEQQIGGGPQAPMYIYSQIAKGDDTGTYAGVALPLEQQQGIDTKSDYWQGDFDYTTQPDAAERANAAHYKLSGAKDLTKGDIVTNIKQAIASGLPVPFGFDVRESFENLDATNYQYNPSPRERILGGHEVTIVGYDANGVTIENSWGASWGHNGFFTAPWSFITGRDVNEIHSMGRLLPA; this is encoded by the coding sequence TTGCAGTATTCGCGTTTATCCGCCGCGCTCGTCCTCGCGGTGGCGATCGGACTCATGGCCGACGGCGCCGCGGGCGCCGAACCGGGTGCGCCGGAGGTGAAACATCACGCCTTCGGCCTCGATCGCGGGGCCGCGCACGACAGCCTCGGCCGCGACACGACCGTCGGCCTCGCGTTACCGGTCGACGTCGGTGCGGCGGGCACGCCACCCGCTTCGTATTCGTTGCAGCGGTTCGCCTTACCCGCGGGCGATCAGGGGCCGGTCGGGTCGTGTGTCACCTGGGCGACGGGCTATACCGGATACGGCATTCTGATGAACGAGCAGCAGATCGGCGGCGGGCCGCAGGCGCCGATGTACATCTATTCGCAGATCGCGAAGGGCGACGACACCGGAACCTATGCGGGCGTCGCGCTGCCGCTGGAACAGCAGCAGGGCATCGACACGAAATCCGACTATTGGCAGGGCGATTTCGACTACACAACCCAACCCGATGCCGCGGAACGAGCGAACGCCGCACATTACAAACTATCCGGAGCGAAAGACCTTACCAAAGGCGATATCGTCACCAATATCAAACAGGCAATCGCGTCCGGCCTGCCGGTACCCTTCGGATTCGATGTCAGGGAAAGTTTCGAGAATTTGGACGCCACCAATTATCAATACAATCCGTCGCCCCGGGAAAGGATTCTCGGCGGGCACGAGGTCACCATTGTCGGATACGACGCGAACGGTGTCACCATCGAGAATTCATGGGGCGCGAGCTGGGGCCACAACGGCTTCTTCACCGCACCCTGGTCGTTCATAACCGGCCGAGATGTCAACGAGATCCATTCGATGGGCCGGTTACTTCCTGCCTGA
- a CDS encoding S-4TM family putative pore-forming effector produces MASGAGQSAPRGVPARPIHERQLDDDMVRLQRAAAVSHRRGQIVEAVRVDAAVLLAIAGIAVTLVGQGRSAMPIIGAGWFVLSTFLLKRQASAATRQSALLREMFDTTLFHIPWRATVAGDPVGQPDISRLARGLARGSATDRQITNGWYDSTAGVHHPYDILITQEQNLGWDARLRRRYVAFVLSAAVGWSVIGLVAGMLIGHATIADILLGFFVPSLAAYQIAVDIVAGQQRAVAERERLNRIVTEELRRARPGPVSDTEWRRVRGLARDVQDGILRTRMDANHLPEWFYRRYQQHDERDFADTAQAHRHRLAAK; encoded by the coding sequence ATGGCGAGCGGGGCAGGCCAGTCGGCGCCGCGGGGTGTACCGGCAAGGCCGATCCACGAACGGCAGTTGGACGATGACATGGTGCGCCTGCAGCGGGCCGCGGCGGTGAGTCATCGACGCGGGCAGATCGTCGAAGCCGTCCGGGTGGACGCGGCGGTCCTGCTCGCCATCGCGGGTATCGCGGTCACCCTTGTCGGACAAGGGCGTTCGGCGATGCCGATCATCGGAGCGGGGTGGTTCGTGTTGTCCACATTCCTGCTCAAACGTCAGGCAAGCGCGGCCACGCGGCAGTCCGCGCTGCTGCGAGAGATGTTCGATACCACGCTGTTTCATATCCCGTGGCGCGCGACCGTCGCAGGCGATCCGGTCGGCCAACCGGATATCTCCAGACTGGCTCGCGGACTCGCGCGGGGTTCGGCGACGGATCGGCAGATCACGAACGGCTGGTACGACTCGACGGCGGGCGTGCACCACCCGTACGACATCCTGATCACGCAGGAGCAGAACCTCGGCTGGGATGCTCGATTACGCCGTCGATACGTGGCATTCGTCCTGTCCGCCGCAGTCGGGTGGAGCGTAATCGGCCTGGTGGCTGGGATGCTCATCGGACATGCGACGATCGCGGATATCCTGCTCGGCTTCTTCGTTCCGTCGCTCGCCGCTTACCAGATCGCCGTCGATATCGTGGCGGGTCAGCAGCGCGCGGTGGCCGAGCGGGAACGGCTCAATCGCATTGTGACCGAAGAACTTCGCCGCGCCCGGCCAGGCCCGGTCAGCGATACCGAATGGCGTCGGGTCCGCGGGCTCGCCCGCGACGTCCAGGACGGAATTCTGCGAACTCGCATGGATGCCAATCATTTACCCGAGTGGTTCTATCGGCGCTACCAACAGCACGACGAAAGGGATTTCGCCGATACCGCCCAAGCACACCGCCATCGCCTGGCGGCGAAATGA
- the fxsT gene encoding FxSxx-COOH system tetratricopeptide repeat protein, with protein MRSDRDDVSFDRVCDEHVLASFAEHHRYQMQTALWHSNIELEYAGWSGHGFTDARLLTVYLTRPGFDGKAIMKYEPRKLSPEPRRHRTVWANSPAEFRDRHLVEPIGDPITLADDGSVQFQAVAFDDMSGVSTLTEAIARDRTNKQVAERLSLIVTALLHGWNPNRRAERTTVGALLRDELHDRFDIDWAVRRRLLTPDGRPTDAQVDGFANPLALVYDEFGASAANVRVRRGYAHRDLHSGNLLVTDDPRVFKLIDLIYAREHRSLAADPAYLLLTTLAGYLSELSPPAREELANLVVSPDYPDYEAEWLPPIALELVRGMYESGVNYGGTRGMLAEWRAQYQLALVAEAMILAAWEIGGETAIEWFLGVAARAAAQFGNAPTRSDNGTRVTADTPTSRSSALELPDRQPVAVSRAAPTELEGLRTAEGGAVLVLHGLPGIGKTQLAIQYAHQHLAEFTGVVWLAADRPELLPEAVAHTAARLGLLPAKDADLLRTKLFRHLSETGPWLYVLDGAPDMDTCLQFVPRLPGVHVLITSRDPRWTKIAKRCEIGPFDPAESIELLTEILGDKSGLGDLAEALEHLPAAVDQAAHFLVDSLMSLTEYANQVRDEPVRVLSTVDGTIPGSLGATWRLALEHLAETDPAAAEVIEFLAFLAAAPIPREVLTAVPASVYPRFAAEARDAFGLDPLVKRAIASGLLRIEHGSPRMYSLLSAFVRDRTAPDARARAKVAARTAVARCRTGDPRDPDSWPRFHDLVPHALEVDLAGGDADARALLLDIIGYLVARNDLDTALSLARHTHERWAVDPGPRSEPALAAISRLAQVHYHRGDYDESLRLHIEAYTLSEELYGADDPATLVAAQNAVSGRRFAKAWSPPSDLPTSAELLESHRKVLRRDHRDTLIAAHNHAAELRESGDIRAAAELDADTHARMVAELGEHHADTMASAHALGLDLRARGDHSAALTQNREVYRLRLEALGKQHPATAQSAVSLAQDLRTAGELTEARDLLRAAHAVLTETYGADDRLTLLAAHELCAVRAKLEGISPEEVEALLERRRRVLGEAHGDTMRTWALWIQTLMAAEKYTRAAQERALWRAQAKNRSS; from the coding sequence GTGCGATCTGATCGCGACGACGTATCTTTCGACAGGGTGTGCGATGAACACGTGCTCGCGAGCTTCGCCGAGCATCATCGGTATCAGATGCAAACCGCGTTGTGGCACAGCAATATAGAGTTGGAGTACGCCGGATGGTCAGGTCATGGGTTCACCGATGCCCGCCTGCTGACGGTCTACCTGACGCGCCCGGGATTCGATGGCAAGGCCATCATGAAGTACGAGCCGAGGAAGCTATCCCCTGAGCCACGCCGCCACCGGACTGTCTGGGCGAATTCACCGGCCGAATTCCGGGACAGACACCTGGTCGAACCGATCGGCGATCCGATCACACTGGCCGACGATGGCTCCGTACAGTTTCAAGCGGTCGCCTTCGACGATATGTCCGGGGTGTCGACGCTGACCGAGGCGATCGCTCGCGATCGAACCAACAAACAAGTGGCAGAACGACTTTCGCTGATCGTCACTGCCCTTCTACACGGGTGGAATCCGAATCGGCGAGCGGAACGGACGACGGTGGGGGCCCTGCTGCGCGACGAGTTGCATGACCGCTTCGACATCGATTGGGCCGTGCGACGTCGCCTGCTCACCCCGGACGGTCGACCGACCGACGCCCAGGTGGATGGATTCGCCAACCCGTTGGCGCTGGTCTATGACGAATTCGGAGCGAGCGCGGCCAACGTGCGGGTGCGGCGTGGTTACGCGCACCGGGATCTGCACTCGGGCAACCTGCTCGTGACCGACGATCCGCGCGTCTTCAAGCTCATCGACCTGATCTATGCGAGGGAGCACCGTTCGCTCGCGGCAGACCCAGCGTATCTGTTGTTGACCACCCTGGCGGGCTATCTGTCCGAACTCTCCCCGCCCGCGCGCGAGGAACTGGCGAATCTTGTTGTATCGCCTGATTATCCTGATTATGAGGCCGAGTGGCTGCCTCCGATCGCGCTCGAGCTGGTACGCGGAATGTACGAGTCCGGAGTGAACTACGGCGGAACACGCGGAATGCTCGCCGAATGGCGCGCGCAATACCAGCTCGCGCTGGTCGCAGAGGCGATGATCTTGGCCGCCTGGGAGATCGGCGGTGAAACGGCAATCGAATGGTTCCTCGGCGTCGCGGCCCGGGCGGCAGCCCAGTTCGGCAATGCTCCTACACGGTCCGATAATGGCACCCGTGTAACGGCCGACACGCCGACTTCGCGTTCCAGCGCCCTCGAACTGCCCGATCGGCAGCCCGTTGCGGTAAGCCGCGCTGCCCCAACGGAATTGGAAGGTCTGCGAACCGCGGAGGGTGGGGCCGTGCTGGTGCTCCACGGGTTGCCCGGAATCGGGAAAACCCAGCTGGCAATCCAATACGCGCATCAGCACCTGGCCGAATTCACCGGTGTGGTCTGGTTGGCCGCCGATCGGCCGGAATTGCTCCCCGAGGCCGTGGCCCATACCGCGGCTCGGCTCGGCCTGCTGCCCGCCAAAGACGCGGATCTGCTGCGGACCAAGCTGTTTCGGCATCTGTCCGAGACCGGTCCGTGGCTCTATGTGCTCGACGGCGCACCGGATATGGATACGTGTCTGCAGTTCGTGCCGCGGCTGCCAGGGGTACATGTGTTGATCACTTCACGGGATCCGCGGTGGACGAAGATCGCAAAGCGTTGCGAGATCGGTCCATTCGATCCGGCCGAATCGATCGAATTGCTGACCGAGATCCTCGGGGACAAATCCGGGCTCGGTGATCTCGCCGAGGCTCTGGAGCATCTGCCCGCCGCGGTCGATCAGGCCGCGCACTTCCTCGTCGACTCGCTCATGTCACTGACCGAGTACGCGAATCAAGTTCGTGACGAACCGGTCCGGGTGCTGTCCACGGTCGACGGAACCATCCCGGGGTCGCTCGGGGCTACCTGGCGCCTCGCCCTCGAACACCTCGCCGAGACCGATCCCGCGGCCGCGGAGGTGATCGAATTCCTCGCGTTCCTGGCCGCCGCACCCATTCCGCGGGAAGTGCTCACCGCCGTACCCGCTTCGGTGTACCCGCGATTCGCCGCTGAGGCCAGGGATGCGTTCGGGCTCGATCCGCTGGTGAAACGAGCCATCGCGAGCGGCCTGCTCCGGATCGAGCATGGGTCACCGCGGATGTATTCGCTGCTGTCGGCGTTCGTGCGCGACCGCACCGCACCCGATGCCCGGGCCCGCGCGAAGGTGGCAGCGCGCACCGCGGTCGCGCGCTGCCGGACCGGGGATCCACGAGATCCGGACAGCTGGCCGAGGTTCCATGATTTGGTGCCGCACGCACTGGAGGTGGACTTGGCCGGCGGCGACGCGGACGCACGCGCACTGTTGCTGGACATCATCGGATATCTGGTCGCCCGCAATGATCTCGACACGGCGCTGTCCCTCGCGCGGCACACCCACGAGCGGTGGGCGGTCGATCCTGGCCCACGGTCGGAACCGGCGCTCGCGGCGATCAGCCGCCTCGCACAGGTGCACTATCACCGTGGTGACTACGACGAATCGCTGCGACTCCACATCGAGGCCTACACCCTGAGTGAGGAACTATATGGAGCCGACGATCCGGCGACTCTTGTCGCGGCCCAGAACGCGGTTTCGGGCAGGCGCTTCGCCAAGGCATGGTCACCGCCGTCCGACCTTCCGACATCTGCCGAACTACTCGAATCGCACCGAAAGGTATTGCGCCGCGACCACCGGGATACGCTGATCGCCGCCCACAACCATGCCGCGGAGCTGCGCGAGAGCGGCGATATTCGCGCCGCCGCCGAACTCGACGCCGACACCCACGCGCGGATGGTCGCCGAGCTCGGCGAACACCACGCCGACACGATGGCCTCCGCTCATGCGCTCGGCCTGGACCTGCGTGCGCGCGGTGACCACTCCGCGGCCCTGACTCAGAATCGTGAGGTGTACCGCCTGCGCCTGGAGGCGTTGGGAAAGCAGCACCCCGCGACGGCGCAATCGGCCGTGAGCCTGGCCCAGGATCTGCGGACGGCTGGTGAACTCACCGAAGCGCGGGATCTGCTCCGTGCGGCGCATGCCGTACTCACCGAGACATACGGCGCGGACGACAGGCTCACCCTGTTGGCCGCGCACGAACTGTGCGCGGTGCGGGCGAAGCTCGAGGGTATCTCGCCGGAGGAGGTCGAGGCATTGCTCGAGCGTCGCCGCCGCGTGCTGGGCGAAGCACATGGCGACACCATGCGCACCTGGGCACTCTGGATCCAAACACTCATGGCCGCAGAGAAATACACGCGTGCGGCGCAGGAACGCGCGCTCTGGCGGGCCCAGGCCAAGAACCGTTCGAGCTGA